The genomic stretch GGGCGCGTTCCACTGCGACTGGCCAGGAACGGACACGCGGGGCACGACACGGTAGGAATGGGGATGCAATGCGGCAACCTACGGCGGTGAAGAACGTCCTCTTGCTGAAAGCCGGTGACGCGGCCGAGCCCGTGCGCGTCTCCGTCGGCGATTACGACCGGTGGTTTCTGCAAACCATTGGACTGTCCGGCTACCACTTCGACATCGTGCTGGCGCACCGGGGCGCCCCCTTGCCCACGCGCGCGGATGGCTACGACGCGGTGATGATGACGGGCTCGCCGCTGTCGGTGACGGCGCTCGATCCGTGGATGAAGCGCGCCGCGGACTTCATGGTGGAGGCCGGTGAGCGGGGCACGCCCGTGCTGGGCGTGTGCTTCGGCCAGCAACTCCTGGCGCATGCGTATGGCGGCCGCGTCTCGCGCAATCCCCAGGGGCGGGAGACGGGCAGCGTCGAGGTGACGCTCACCGAGGCCGGAAAGCAGGACCCGCTCTTCGACGGCGTGCCGGAGCGCTTCATCGCGCAGGCGACGCACGAGGACATCGTCTCGCACATCCCCGACGGCGCGCAGGTGCTGGCGGGCAACGCGAACACGGCAGCGCAGGCGCTGGCCTTCCGCCCCAACGTGCGCGGCGTGCAGTTCCATCCAGAGGCCGGCGTGGACACCCTTCGCGCCGTCATCGAGGCCCGCCGGGAGGGCCTGGAGCGGGCCTCCGTTGCGCGAGGCGCCGCGCCCGGCGAATACGTCCGTCAGCTGCTGGCGGGCCTCACGCCCTCTCCCGCGGGCCGCAGAATCCTGCTGAACTTCCTCGAGCGCTTCACCTGACCTGACAGAGGCCTTCCGTGTCCCGTCTTGCCCTGCCGACCCTGCTCCTCGCCCTGCTCACCACCGCGTGCTCGGAAGACCTCTGCACCCAGGCGCCCCGCTGTGACGACTCGGAAGCGCTCAACTGCGAGCCGGAGTGCACCGTGGGCCCGTGCTCCAGCGGCCCCATCCTCCAGGCGTGCACCGAGCGCACGACGTGCACCGTCGTCCCCGGAGACCGCAACGACGCGCGCTTCTACCGCTCCCGCGCCGTGTGCGCCGTCACCCTGGAGGCCTGCGACCCAACGACCGCGGCCCCGCCCACCTGCGGGAGCGACCGCTTCGTCACCGGCTGCAGCGCCTACCGCCGCGACATCCGCGTATCCTGCTCCCAGTCGGCGCTCTACTTCGCGCAGGTGCCCGCCTGCTGCCAGGGCCTGGGCACGGACGACGGCGGCACCGACGCGGGTACGGCCGACTCCGGCATTTGAGGTAGAGAAGAAGCCATGGCGTCGCGCTGGGACCACCTCTTCGACCTCAAACCGGTTTCCCTGCTGGAGCACCTCCTGGAAGAGGTGGCGAAGCTGCTGCACAAGGACCTGCAGCAGTGGCCACCGCCCGTCGAGGAGCTGGACCTGGACACCGGTGGCCACTTCGCGCCGCTCTTCACGGAGCCACGGCCACGGCCGTCCCGAGCCGTCTACACGGAGGCGTTCCGGCTGGCGCAGTGGGAGCTGGCGCGCGAAACGGACGCCTACGACGACTACATGCGCAACAAGCGTTACCTGGAACGGGGCCTGGTGCCGGGCGACCGGCTGCCCCTGCTGTTCCTCAGCCGCTGGCTCACCGAGCAGATGCTGGGCCTGGGCGAGTCCACCCAGGGCCGGGTCAAACGCAAGCACATGCGCGACTGCCTGGAGCGGCTCCAGTCGAAGCTCGGTGCCTTCCAGGTGCCCAGCGCCTGAGCCGCCGCCGGGTGGCCCGGTGAAATGTTGAACGGGCACCATCCCCTCCCGGGACGGGGGCGGGGCACTCACGTGGCAGCCCTTGTCACCGGGAAGGCACTGCCGTAAGCCAGACCGCATGTCGCAGCAGCCTTCGGACTCCACCGCCTCCGCCAACCGACGCAAGCGCCTGCTCCTCCTGGGAGTGCTGTGGCTGAGCATGGCGCTGGTCCTGTTGGCCTTCCGCTCGGTGGTGATGCCCTTCGCGGGCGCCGCGCTCATCGCCTATCTGGTGCAGCCGCTGGTGGGACGCATCTCCCGGGTGAAGGTGGCCGGCCGTCCGGTGCCGCGCTGGGCGGCGCTTCTGCTCATCTACGCCGGCTTCTTCGTGGGCGTGTACCTCTTCATCGTCGCGCTGGCGCCGCAGCTCTACCGCGAGCTGTCACGCGTCAGCCGTGAGGCGGTGACGTTCGCCAACACGCTCACCCCGGAGCACGTCCAGGAGCTCGCGCAGCGCGCGGAGACGTGGCTCAGCACGCGAGGCATTCCGGTGGCGCTCTCCAACCGCGCGCTGGAGGGCGCGGACGCGGGGAGCAGCAACGGAACCTTCGGCTTCGCGCTGGATTTGGAGCAGTTCCTGGGGGACGCGGTGAAGCGCGTGTCCATCCTGGTGCAGGAGAACCTGGGCGACATCGTCAACGTGTCCCGCAGCATCGTCACCAGCGTGGCCGCGGGCGTCTTCATGCTCTTCTTCGTGCTGATGGTGGCCGCGTTCTTCTCCATCGACGCGCACGCCATCCGCCACTACTTCGGCACACTGATTCCGCCGGAGTACGCCACCGACGCGCGGCAACTCCTGGAGCGCATCGACCGCTCGCTGTCCGGCGTGGTGCGCGGGCAGGTCACCATCTGCATCGTCAACGGCATCCTGACGTTCATGGGGCTGCTGCTGTTCGGCGTGAAGTTCGCGTTCCTGCTGGCGACCATCGCCACCTTCTTCAGCCTCATCCCGATTTTCGGCACCATCCTCAGCTCGGTGCCCATCGTCCTCATCGCGCTGGCGGACGGCTTCCAGAAGGGGCTGGCGATTCTGGCGTGGATCATCGGCATCCACGCCCTGGAGGCGTACTTCCTCAACCCCAAAATCATGGGGCAGGCGGCGCACCTGCACCCCGTCATCGTCGCCTTCTCCCTCATCGCCGGAGAGCGGCTCTTCGGGCTGATGGGCGCCCTCTTCGCGGTGCCCGTGGCGTCCGTCCTGGTGGCGTGCTTCGACTACGCGAGGCTCAAGGCCCAGCCCGCGCCCGCGGTGGCCCTGGCCACGCCCGGCCCGCTGCCCGCTGAACGTCAGCCGCCCGCCGCCTGAGCCCTACTGGCAGGCGGCGGCGCAGCGCGCTTCACGGCAGGTGGGGATGCAACGCCCACAGTCGATGGAACCCTCCGGGCAGCCACTGGTACAGGGGGCGCGGCAGGTCGGACCTTCGTCCGCGTGCGTGACGGCGGTTCCCAGCCCACAGCACGCGTTGGCCACGCAGTCGTCGTCCGTGTAACACGTCTGGTCGGACAGCACCGGGGGCACGTCCCCCAGCGGCAGGTCTCCCAAACCGTCACACCCCACTCCACCACCGCCCAGCGTCACCCCCAGCACGAGGGTGAGCAGGCGGAAACGTCCGTGTCTGAGCAATGGACACTCCTTGCTCAGACAATCTCTACCGGTTCATCGACCCGAGGAAGTCCGCATTCGACGCGGTGGGCCGCATGTGTTTGAGCACGAACTCCATCGCGTCGATGGGGGTGAACGGGTGGAGCACCTGCCGCAGGGCGGTGATGCGCACCAGGTCGCCCGGACCGAGCAGCAGCTCCTCCTTGCGCGTACCGGACTTGTTGATGTCCAGCGTCGGGAAGATGCGCTTCTCCATCAGCTTCCGGTCCAGGACGATTTCGGAGTTACCCGTGCCCTTGAACTCCTCGAAGATGACTTCGTCCATACGGCTGCCGGTGTCGATGAGCGCGGTGCCGATGATGGTCAGCGAGCCCCCCTCTTCGATGTTGCGCGCGGCGCCGAAGAAGCGCTTGGGCTTGTGGAGCGCGTTGGCGTCCACGCCGCCGGACAGAATCTTGCCGGACGCGGGCACCACCGTGTTGTAGGCGCGCGCCAGACGGGTGATGGAGTCCAGCAGGATGCAGACGTCGTACTTCTGCTCGACCAGGCGCTTGGCCTTGTCGATGACCATCTCCGCCACCTGCACGTGGCGCGTGGCGGGCTCGTCGAAGGTGGAGGAGACCACCTCGCCGCGCACGCTGCGCTCCATGTCCGTCACCTCTTCCGGGCGCTCGTCCACGAGCAGCACGATGAGGTACACGTCCGGGTGGTTGCGGCTGATGGCGTGCGCGATGTTCTGCAGCAGCACCGTCTTACCGGCCTTCGGCGGCGCCACGATGAGGCAGCGCTGGCCCAGGCCGATGGGGCAGAACATGTCGATGATGCGCGTGGTCATCTCCGACGACTCATGCTCCAGCTTGAGCTTGCGCGTCGGATAGAGCGGCGTGAGGTTGTCGAACAGGATGCGCTCGCGCGCCGCGTCCGACATCGGGTCCGTGAAGTTGACCTTGTCCACCTTCTGGAGCGCGAAGAAGCGCTCGCCCTCGCGGGGCTGGCGGATGGGGCCCGTCACCGTGTCGCCAGGGCGCAGGTTGAAGCGGCGCACCTGCGACGGGGACACGTAGATGTCGTCCGGGCTGGGCTGGTAGTCGCTGTCCGCGCTGCGCAGGAAGCCGAAGCCGTCGCTGAGCAGCTCCAGCACGCCCTCCGCGTGGACCTCGAAGCGCTTGTCGGCGATGCCGCCCAGCAGCGCGAAGATGAGGTCCTGCTTCTTCAGTCCCTGGTACCCCTCGATGCCCACGTCGTGGGCCATCTTCGAGAGGTCCGTGATTTTCATCCGCTTCAGGTCATTGAGCTTGATGACCTGCATGGGCTCGCCGTCCCGGGTGACTTCCGTGATGGCGGGAGTCTCAGGGGGCTCCGGAGCAGGCGGCAGGGAGGCGGCCGGCTCTTCGGACTCGCCGGAGATGCGAGCCTCCTGGAGGTCGTCGTCCCGCACCGGGCGGGAGATGGGGGTGAGCACCGGACGGGGCGGCTCGGCGGGGGCCTCCTCGACCTCGGCGCCGGACTCTTCGTCGCGGCGGGCGGCGCTGCGGCGAGCGCGCGGGGCGGGCTTCTCAGCCTCGTCCCGCTCCACCGTCTTCGCGGCGCGCTTGCGGCGTGGCTTCTCCGTGTCGGCCTCGACGGCGACATCGGTGTCGGCAGCCTTCTCTCTCGAAGTACGGGCTTTACGCATGTCTGTAACGCTTGGGAGGAATGAAGCGCCCGAGGACTCGGACGGGTGAAATGGCGGGGGGAGATGTCCGCGCTGCCCTCGGAAGCACCTTCCAGGAGGACGGCCCCGCCGGAATCCCAGGAAGGGACTGCGCGGGCGTGAGCCTTGTGGTTGGGAGAAGAGTCGGCGCCGTCGGATACGCCTGCGCCATGAACCGCGAGGGACGTTATTGACCCCCTCCTGGCCTGTCAAGGCATCTTGAGGGCCACGGTTGCAACGCTTCCAGCTGAGCAACACGCGCCCCCGGGGCCCCATTTCCAGTCGGCCGTGCGGGCCTTCTGGAGTCCCCTGCCCCGGACTTGAGGACCCGGCGGGTCGGCGCGCGGACAACGCCACTGCCAGCGACAACACCGGACCCTCCAGGTCCGCTTCCCCTCAGGGCGGGGTTCACGCGGAGACGACGACCGACCTTGTCAGTCGGGAACCGTAGAGTGGCCGCCTTTCGAGGCACGCGCCGCCGCGCCGTGTTTTGGAGTAAGGACCGCGAACCGTGGACGACTTCCAGAAAGCCGCAGCCCGAGCCCGTGAGCTCCACCGTGAGCTGGCGCACCACAACTACCGTTACTACGTCCTCGA from Myxococcus xanthus encodes the following:
- a CDS encoding glutamine amidotransferase yields the protein MRQPTAVKNVLLLKAGDAAEPVRVSVGDYDRWFLQTIGLSGYHFDIVLAHRGAPLPTRADGYDAVMMTGSPLSVTALDPWMKRAADFMVEAGERGTPVLGVCFGQQLLAHAYGGRVSRNPQGRETGSVEVTLTEAGKQDPLFDGVPERFIAQATHEDIVSHIPDGAQVLAGNANTAAQALAFRPNVRGVQFHPEAGVDTLRAVIEARREGLERASVARGAAPGEYVRQLLAGLTPSPAGRRILLNFLERFT
- a CDS encoding AI-2E family transporter — its product is MSQQPSDSTASANRRKRLLLLGVLWLSMALVLLAFRSVVMPFAGAALIAYLVQPLVGRISRVKVAGRPVPRWAALLLIYAGFFVGVYLFIVALAPQLYRELSRVSREAVTFANTLTPEHVQELAQRAETWLSTRGIPVALSNRALEGADAGSSNGTFGFALDLEQFLGDAVKRVSILVQENLGDIVNVSRSIVTSVAAGVFMLFFVLMVAAFFSIDAHAIRHYFGTLIPPEYATDARQLLERIDRSLSGVVRGQVTICIVNGILTFMGLLLFGVKFAFLLATIATFFSLIPIFGTILSSVPIVLIALADGFQKGLAILAWIIGIHALEAYFLNPKIMGQAAHLHPVIVAFSLIAGERLFGLMGALFAVPVASVLVACFDYARLKAQPAPAVALATPGPLPAERQPPAA
- the rho gene encoding transcription termination factor Rho, which translates into the protein MRKARTSREKAADTDVAVEADTEKPRRKRAAKTVERDEAEKPAPRARRSAARRDEESGAEVEEAPAEPPRPVLTPISRPVRDDDLQEARISGESEEPAASLPPAPEPPETPAITEVTRDGEPMQVIKLNDLKRMKITDLSKMAHDVGIEGYQGLKKQDLIFALLGGIADKRFEVHAEGVLELLSDGFGFLRSADSDYQPSPDDIYVSPSQVRRFNLRPGDTVTGPIRQPREGERFFALQKVDKVNFTDPMSDAARERILFDNLTPLYPTRKLKLEHESSEMTTRIIDMFCPIGLGQRCLIVAPPKAGKTVLLQNIAHAISRNHPDVYLIVLLVDERPEEVTDMERSVRGEVVSSTFDEPATRHVQVAEMVIDKAKRLVEQKYDVCILLDSITRLARAYNTVVPASGKILSGGVDANALHKPKRFFGAARNIEEGGSLTIIGTALIDTGSRMDEVIFEEFKGTGNSEIVLDRKLMEKRIFPTLDINKSGTRKEELLLGPGDLVRITALRQVLHPFTPIDAMEFVLKHMRPTASNADFLGSMNR